One window of the Takifugu rubripes chromosome 13, fTakRub1.2, whole genome shotgun sequence genome contains the following:
- the LOC101063220 gene encoding transmembrane protein 266-like isoform X2, with protein sequence MANAVSNWLKPCCGRHVALWQVCLLSTGFNCVLVSCVILVVLFLSLELLIDTKLLQFSNAFQFASIIHWISLVILSLFFSETVFRIVVLGIWDYIENKVEVFDGAIIVLSLAPMVASTVANGPSSPWDAISLIITLRIWRIKRLIDAYVLQVKVEMELEIQQCERTKAVREEQLERLTQICQEQAFEIRQLRAHLAQQDLDLAAERDTAIQIQRVWGKQGRSFQVVEGSAPGESDDEGRWRNFRTFRASADAAACDDMNNYISQYYSGTSSDAGDSASAAQVTTAAIDVHLPTGTVQSNPVLTLEQVCSVMSDSTGTPQCGCGRHLGHSSHTPGSSVRDCSSRSTSLDLSLGQRSAFLSGPSPYRDPSVVVQELLSSLSEDAHLSQKGLVVDPVNLKLPSPAGSEAGSPELDNRINIFNFRNQEELGGWDRSCVLLQTKPLIHLQSGSTEPSFEEKCRLLGPSDPPLDHLPDT encoded by the exons ATGGCCAACGCTGT GTCAAACTGGCTGAAGCCTTGTTGTGGTCGCCATGTAGCCCTGTGGCAGGTCTGTCTGCTCAGCACCGGCTTCAActgtgtcctggtgtcctgtgTCATCCTGGTGGTGCTCTTCCTGTCGTTGGAGCTGCTCATAGACACAAAACTCCTGCAAT TTTCCAATGCTTTTCAGTTCGCCAGCATCATCCACTGGATCAGCCTTGTCATCCTCTCGCTCTTCTTTTCAGAG ACTGTCTTCAGAATTGTCGTTCTTGGCATCTGGGACTACATAGAGAACAAAGTTGAG GTGTTTGACGGCGCCATCATCGTGCTGTCCCTGGCCCCAATGGTGGCCTCCACGGTGGCCAATGGGCCAAGCAGCCCTTGGGATGCAATCAGCCTCATCATCACCCTGCGCATCTGGAGGATCAAGAGGCTCATTGATG CATATGTCCTACAAGTCAAAGTTGAGATGGAATTGGAGATCCAGCAATGTGAGAGGACAAAAGCAGtgagggaggagcagctggaacgaCTCACTCAGATCTGCCAGGAACAGGCA tTTGAGATCAGGCAGCTGAGAGCACATCTGGCTCAGCAGGACCTGGATCTTGCAGCCGAGCGTGACACAGCCATTCAGATCCAACGTGTGTGGGGAAAACAGGGTAGGAGTTTTCAAGTGGTAGAAGGCTCAGCTCCTGGGGAGTCTGATGATGAAGGCAGATGGAGAAACTTCAGGACCTTTCGTGCTTCTGCAG ATGCGGCGGCCTGTGACGACATGAATAACTACATCAGCCAGTACTACAGTGGAACCAGCAGCG ATGCTGGAGATTCTGCCTCTGCCGCCCAAGTCACAACTGCAGCCATTGATGTCCATCTCCCCACCGGCACCGTCCAGTCCAACCCAGTGCTCACTTTGGAGCAAGTGTGCAGCGTCATGAGTGATTCCACGGGCACGCCGCAGTGTGGCTGTGGTCGCCACCTTGGCCACAGCAGCCACACTCCGGGTTCCTCTGTGAGGGactgcagcagccgcagcaccTCTCTGGACCTCAGTCTGGGTCAGCGCTCCGCCTTCCTCTCAGGCCCGAGCCCCTACAGGGACCCCAGCGTGGTTGTACAGGAGctgctttcctccctctctgaggACGCCCACCTGTCTCAAAAGGGCCTGGTGGTGGACCCCGTCAATCTTAAACTTCCCAGCCCTGCCGGCTCAGAAGCAGGCAGTCCCGAGCTGGACAACAGAATAAACATTTTCAACTTTAggaaccaggaggagctggggggtTGGGACAGGAGCTGTGTTCTGTTGCAAACCAAGCCACTGATCCACCTACAGAGTGGCAGCACTGAGCCATCTTTTGAGGAGAAATGCCGGCTCCTGGGACCTTCTGACCCACCTCTAGACCACCTGCCGGACACAtaa
- the fbxo22 gene encoding F-box only protein 22, which yields MGENEDFATSLQDSKASYVLSNVAEVIERILTFVPTKALLRIARVCRLWRNCARRVLRSQQLLSYVSAIGPSTTEVHVLCNILAQDVEKVFLLPKTVLAMVDCDTFHGRSYRFQQSEAKKSRHSLDTADELSRLFPKTCDVMGITTPGVVLTPCGPSSLPQEHQEGEAGFAIMFPSMDGAHVKPFHFCKKSISPTALKEAGLLDNRDLRVVLLFVYDAYQSGGGRFLKQILEPLAKSKALIAGGMVEGVFSPPRHW from the exons ATGGGTGAAAATGAAGATTTTGCCACTTCATTGCAAGACAGTAAAGCTTCATACGTGCTCAGCAATGTTGCCGAAGTTATTGAGAGAATTCTGACGTTTGTACCAACTAAAGCGCTTCTTCGGATCGCACG TGTCTGCAGGCTGTGGAGAAATTGCGCCCGCAGAGTTCTGaggagccagcagctgctgagctaCGTGTCAGCGATCGGACCGTCAACAACAGAGGTCCATGTCCTCTGCAACATACTGGCCCAAGATGTGGAG AAAGTGTTTCTCCTGCCCAAAACAGTCCTGGCAATGGTGGACTGCGACACCTTCCATGGACGTTCCTACCGTTTTCAACAGAGTGAAG CAAAAAAGAGTCGCCACAGTCTGGACACAGCAGATGAACTGAGCCGCCTCTTCCCCAAAACCTGTGATGTTATGGGCATCACTACTCCCGGAGTCGTCT TGACCCCCTGTGGCCCCTCCAGCCTTCCTCAGGAGCACCAGGAGGGGGAGGCTGGCTTTGCCATCATGTTCCCCAGCATGGATGGAGCCCATGTGAAACCCTTTCATTTCTGCAAGAAGTCCATTTCCCCAACAGCCTTGAAAGAAGCGG GACTGCTTGATAACCGAGACCTGCGTGTGGTTTTGCTGTTTGTATATGATGCTTATCAGTCCGGGGGAGGACGCTTTCTCAAACAGATCCTGGAGCCGCTGGCCAAGAGCAAAGCTCTCATCGCTGGCGGAATGGTAGAAGGTGTCTTCTCTCCCCCCAGACACTGGTGA
- the LOC101063220 gene encoding transmembrane protein 266-like isoform X1 → MANAVQVEQEGLSDLEVISQPVEGENQRLAPPVQLLSFGYRDLPLATLDLSLAGSQLLSNTDEDDNRDGSNWLKPCCGRHVALWQVCLLSTGFNCVLVSCVILVVLFLSLELLIDTKLLQFSNAFQFASIIHWISLVILSLFFSETVFRIVVLGIWDYIENKVEVFDGAIIVLSLAPMVASTVANGPSSPWDAISLIITLRIWRIKRLIDAYVLQVKVEMELEIQQCERTKAVREEQLERLTQICQEQAFEIRQLRAHLAQQDLDLAAERDTAIQIQRVWGKQGRSFQVVEGSAPGESDDEGRWRNFRTFRASADAAACDDMNNYISQYYSGTSSDAGDSASAAQVTTAAIDVHLPTGTVQSNPVLTLEQVCSVMSDSTGTPQCGCGRHLGHSSHTPGSSVRDCSSRSTSLDLSLGQRSAFLSGPSPYRDPSVVVQELLSSLSEDAHLSQKGLVVDPVNLKLPSPAGSEAGSPELDNRINIFNFRNQEELGGWDRSCVLLQTKPLIHLQSGSTEPSFEEKCRLLGPSDPPLDHLPDT, encoded by the exons ATGGCCAACGCTGT CCAAGTGGAGCAGGAGGGTCTGTCAGACCTGGAGGTCATCTCTCAGCCAGTAGAGGGTGAGAACCAGCGTTTGGCTCCTCCAGTCCAGCTGCTCAGCTTTGGCTACAGAGATCTGCCCCTGGCCACTCTGGACCTGTCACTGGCTGGCTCACAGCTGCTCTCCAACACAGACGAAGATGACAACAGGGATGG GTCAAACTGGCTGAAGCCTTGTTGTGGTCGCCATGTAGCCCTGTGGCAGGTCTGTCTGCTCAGCACCGGCTTCAActgtgtcctggtgtcctgtgTCATCCTGGTGGTGCTCTTCCTGTCGTTGGAGCTGCTCATAGACACAAAACTCCTGCAAT TTTCCAATGCTTTTCAGTTCGCCAGCATCATCCACTGGATCAGCCTTGTCATCCTCTCGCTCTTCTTTTCAGAG ACTGTCTTCAGAATTGTCGTTCTTGGCATCTGGGACTACATAGAGAACAAAGTTGAG GTGTTTGACGGCGCCATCATCGTGCTGTCCCTGGCCCCAATGGTGGCCTCCACGGTGGCCAATGGGCCAAGCAGCCCTTGGGATGCAATCAGCCTCATCATCACCCTGCGCATCTGGAGGATCAAGAGGCTCATTGATG CATATGTCCTACAAGTCAAAGTTGAGATGGAATTGGAGATCCAGCAATGTGAGAGGACAAAAGCAGtgagggaggagcagctggaacgaCTCACTCAGATCTGCCAGGAACAGGCA tTTGAGATCAGGCAGCTGAGAGCACATCTGGCTCAGCAGGACCTGGATCTTGCAGCCGAGCGTGACACAGCCATTCAGATCCAACGTGTGTGGGGAAAACAGGGTAGGAGTTTTCAAGTGGTAGAAGGCTCAGCTCCTGGGGAGTCTGATGATGAAGGCAGATGGAGAAACTTCAGGACCTTTCGTGCTTCTGCAG ATGCGGCGGCCTGTGACGACATGAATAACTACATCAGCCAGTACTACAGTGGAACCAGCAGCG ATGCTGGAGATTCTGCCTCTGCCGCCCAAGTCACAACTGCAGCCATTGATGTCCATCTCCCCACCGGCACCGTCCAGTCCAACCCAGTGCTCACTTTGGAGCAAGTGTGCAGCGTCATGAGTGATTCCACGGGCACGCCGCAGTGTGGCTGTGGTCGCCACCTTGGCCACAGCAGCCACACTCCGGGTTCCTCTGTGAGGGactgcagcagccgcagcaccTCTCTGGACCTCAGTCTGGGTCAGCGCTCCGCCTTCCTCTCAGGCCCGAGCCCCTACAGGGACCCCAGCGTGGTTGTACAGGAGctgctttcctccctctctgaggACGCCCACCTGTCTCAAAAGGGCCTGGTGGTGGACCCCGTCAATCTTAAACTTCCCAGCCCTGCCGGCTCAGAAGCAGGCAGTCCCGAGCTGGACAACAGAATAAACATTTTCAACTTTAggaaccaggaggagctggggggtTGGGACAGGAGCTGTGTTCTGTTGCAAACCAAGCCACTGATCCACCTACAGAGTGGCAGCACTGAGCCATCTTTTGAGGAGAAATGCCGGCTCCTGGGACCTTCTGACCCACCTCTAGACCACCTGCCGGACACAtaa